AATATTAACCTGATAACTAGCTCTAGCTCGAGTAGGCCAGTCCAGCAACTAAACTTGAGTGGATCCAACCAGGAATCAATCCCAAGCTTAATTAAGATCAATATAAATATCCCAAGAACTCATCATCTCGTACGTTAGccttatatatacacacaagcACACTGACACACTGCCTCATCTCATCAAAGTACTCAAGGATGAGAAAATAAGTCTCATGGATTCTTGGAGAGAAATTGAGGGAAAACAGGTTCATGATCCTCTGTACTACAATCAAAAAGAGAGAATGAATCCTGGAGCGTGTGTTTGGGTTCCAGGGCCAGTCATAGTTGGAGCTGGACCATCAGGGTTGGCAGTGGCTGCATGCCTTAAGGAAAAGGGTGTGCCTAGTTTGATCCTTGAAAGATCAAACTGTATTGCTTCTCTCTGGCAACTCAAGACTTATGACCGTCTTTCTCTCCATCTCCCCAAAAAGTTCTGCCAACTCCCTCTCCTACCGTTTCCGGTGAGCTTCCCAGAGTATCCAACCAAACAGCAGTTTGTATCTTACCTTGAAAATTATGCGAAGAAGTTCGGCATCGTGCCGGAGTTCAATGAGACAGTTGTCAGTGCTGAGTATGACAATGGGCTTGGATTGTGGAGAGTGAGGACTAGTACAGGGGAGGGAAAGAAGGAGTATGTTTGCCGGTGGCTCATCGTGGCAACCGGAGAGAATGCAGAGGTTGTCACGCCGGAGATCGATGGCATGAAGGAGTTCAAAGGTTCCATTGTGCATACAAGCATGTACGGTAATGGAGACATCTTTGGAGGAAAGAAGGTTCTTGTTGTTGGTTGTGGAAACTCAGGCATGGAAGTCTGTTTGGATCTCTGCAACCACAATGCACGCCCATCTCTAGTAGTAAGAGACACAGTATGTTTCCCCAAACCCTTTAACTTAATTCACTGATGCATGGGTCCctacaaaatacaaattaaaatgtaaTTCATTCAGCATAGAATACTAAAAGGTGCATGCACCTAAGATAAAGTGTTCTTATTTTAtgtaacttattattattattattattatgagttGCAGGTGCACGTCCTGCCCCGGGAGATGCTGGGTTGGTCCACATTTGGCTTGAGCATGAGGCTTCTCCGGTGGATACCAATGAAGGTGGTGGACTTTCTTTTGCTGCTTGTCTCCCGGATCATGCTCGGTGACACGGCACGGCTTGGCCTTCGCCGGCCTTCGCTTGGTCCTCTCGAGCTCAAGGGGCTTACAGGAAAGACTCCGGTGCTCGACGTTGGCACTCTCAGCAAAATAAAATCTGGAGAGATTAAGGTTGGTATCTGATGATGATCATCAGTTGTGGCACAATGATCAGATTGAATATTGTTAATTTTGCTAGCTCATAATTTGGAACTTGTCCATAATTTGTTTGCAGGTGCGCCGGGCGATAAAAAGACTGACAGAATACAGTGTGGAGTTTGTGGATGGCACGATGGAGGATTTTGATGCCATAGTCTTGGCCACGGGTTACAAGAGCAACGTGCCCTCTTGGCTAAAGGTTTGATCTTGCTATCATTCGCAGTGCAAGTTGTTCAAATTCACCAGCTTTTTCCCTTTATACATAGATTCGttgataagaaaaaataaataaatatatatatatatattatatagttttatttattattattatttctttaatggCAGGAGAGGGAGTTCTTCTCAGATAAGGATGGGTTTCCAAGAAGGCCATTTCCAGAGAGTTGGAAAGGAGAGAATGGTCTATATGCAGTTGGATTCACAAGAAGAGGGATTAATGGAGCCTCCATTGATGCTACAAAGATTGCTCAAGATGTTGAGAGATGCTGGAAAGCTGAAGCAAAGAAACCATCACAAACATGAGAAGTTGATGAGAACTAGCATTTGGATCAATTTAGAGGTTAA
This genomic window from Dioscorea cayenensis subsp. rotundata cultivar TDr96_F1 chromosome 20, TDr96_F1_v2_PseudoChromosome.rev07_lg8_w22 25.fasta, whole genome shotgun sequence contains:
- the LOC120251173 gene encoding indole-3-pyruvate monooxygenase YUCCA6-like; the encoded protein is MDSWREIEGKQVHDPLYYNQKERMNPGACVWVPGPVIVGAGPSGLAVAACLKEKGVPSLILERSNCIASLWQLKTYDRLSLHLPKKFCQLPLLPFPVSFPEYPTKQQFVSYLENYAKKFGIVPEFNETVVSAEYDNGLGLWRVRTSTGEGKKEYVCRWLIVATGENAEVVTPEIDGMKEFKGSIVHTSMYGNGDIFGGKKVLVVGCGNSGMEVCLDLCNHNARPSLVVRDTVHVLPREMLGWSTFGLSMRLLRWIPMKVVDFLLLLVSRIMLGDTARLGLRRPSLGPLELKGLTGKTPVLDVGTLSKIKSGEIKVRRAIKRLTEYSVEFVDGTMEDFDAIVLATGYKSNVPSWLKEREFFSDKDGFPRRPFPESWKGENGLYAVGFTRRGINGASIDATKIAQDVERCWKAEAKKPSQT